The Anabaena sp. WA102 genome contains a region encoding:
- a CDS encoding branched-chain amino acid ABC transporter permease produces MIEYLIFLAISTATFALFGLGLNLQWGFTGLINFGHIAFMTLGAYTTVLLSLKGVPLLLSAGIGAVVAAMLGLVIGFATLRLREDYLSIVTIGTGELIRLIVNNQDLPVGNTWISGSFGVQSYVIPLSTTPNLFFRLVMIGVLTLLAGITLFSLWRWVRTAQISASNNIVRNSSIQQEFTSRLIVGIALGLLTAAIYISGVIGLYNYNPKAGLMLFILLILAFVFWRLEILVRSPWGRVLKSIREDEEIPKALGKNVFSYKLQSLMLGGGIAGIAGAFFAWQLGAIYPDNFQPQLTFDAWIMVILGGSGNNLGTILGAVIFFTYDALTREFLPKIVPLDVERIGAFRIMFIGLLLMVLMIWRPQGILGKKEELTLGK; encoded by the coding sequence ATGATCGAATACCTGATTTTTCTCGCTATTTCTACCGCCACCTTCGCCCTGTTCGGACTAGGACTCAATCTCCAATGGGGTTTTACCGGTTTAATTAACTTTGGTCATATTGCTTTCATGACTTTGGGTGCGTATACGACGGTTTTATTAAGTCTCAAGGGCGTACCGTTACTGCTATCGGCGGGAATCGGAGCAGTTGTTGCCGCAATGCTTGGTTTAGTAATTGGCTTTGCAACTTTGCGGTTACGCGAAGACTATCTTTCAATTGTCACCATTGGTACAGGTGAATTAATTCGATTAATAGTCAATAACCAAGATTTACCTGTAGGTAATACGTGGATATCGGGATCTTTCGGTGTGCAAAGTTATGTTATCCCTTTATCAACAACTCCCAATTTATTTTTCCGGTTGGTAATGATTGGAGTATTAACTTTATTAGCAGGAATCACATTATTTTCTCTATGGCGTTGGGTGCGAACTGCTCAAATTTCTGCAAGTAATAATATAGTTAGAAATAGTAGTATTCAACAAGAATTTACCTCTCGGTTAATAGTCGGAATTGCTTTAGGGTTATTAACTGCTGCAATTTATATTTCTGGTGTTATTGGACTGTATAATTATAATCCCAAAGCCGGGTTAATGTTGTTCATATTATTAATTTTAGCTTTTGTTTTTTGGCGGTTGGAAATTTTAGTGCGATCGCCTTGGGGAAGAGTGCTAAAATCTATTCGTGAAGATGAAGAAATTCCCAAAGCCTTAGGCAAAAACGTTTTCTCCTATAAACTACAATCATTAATGTTAGGTGGGGGAATTGCGGGGATTGCTGGAGCATTTTTTGCCTGGCAACTAGGCGCAATTTACCCCGATAACTTCCAACCCCAACTTACCTTTGATGCCTGGATTATGGTAATTTTAGGTGGTTCTGGCAACAATCTGGGAACTATTTTAGGTGCAGTCATTTTCTTTACCTATGATGCCCTCACTAGGGAATTTTTACCCAAAATTGTCCCTTTAGATGTAGAACGGATTGGTGCATTTCGGATCATGTTTATTGGCTTACTTTTAATGGTGTTGATGATTTGGCGACCTCAAGGTATTTTAGGGAAAAAGGAGGAACTGACTCTTGGTAAATAA
- a CDS encoding Uma2 family endonuclease has product MIVATANKMTFEEFLNYDDGTDNLYEFENGELIPMPLESELNRRIAMFLVAYFLQLGIPYYRLSMKTEIAVNSRQVGVRVPDLTVFSEELAQVMQGATRSLILMDMPLPLLVVEVVSPNQENRDYRYKRSEYAARGITEYWIVDPIGQKVTVLEWVEGFYEEQVYRGDDMICSPLFSDVKLTVAEVFQG; this is encoded by the coding sequence ATGATAGTTGCAACTGCTAACAAGATGACTTTTGAGGAATTTCTTAATTATGACGATGGGACAGATAATTTATATGAATTTGAGAACGGAGAATTAATTCCTATGCCTTTAGAAAGTGAGCTAAATCGGCGCATAGCAATGTTTTTAGTTGCCTATTTTCTGCAATTGGGTATTCCCTATTACCGCTTGAGTATGAAAACAGAAATTGCTGTGAATAGTCGCCAGGTGGGGGTGCGTGTTCCTGATTTGACGGTGTTTTCTGAAGAATTAGCTCAAGTGATGCAGGGGGCTACACGCTCGCTGATTTTAATGGATATGCCGCTGCCTTTGCTGGTGGTTGAGGTAGTGAGTCCAAATCAGGAAAATCGTGATTATCGTTATAAGCGTTCTGAGTATGCGGCGCGGGGAATTACTGAGTATTGGATTGTTGATCCAATTGGGCAAAAAGTGACGGTTTTAGAATGGGTGGAGGGTTTTTATGAGGAGCAGGTTTATAGGGGAGATGATATGATTTGTTCGCCTCTATTTAGTGATGTAAAGTTAACTGTGGCTGAGGTTTTCCAGGGATAA
- a CDS encoding helix-turn-helix domain-containing protein: protein MILSGFVFGREIFGILDVILLRYELYFAQRRKDAKFKILIACVAMLLIKASPAVTGVKVKIMIKTSDKAPSYIKLLQTFPPRPIKSDEELLATQNVIDSLLDHTPLTPDEQDYLDLLGTLVYEYEQTKEPVPDIYGIELLKALMEEYGFHQKDLIPVFKTESMVLDILTEKSQLTVSHIQELAEFFHLSPAVFLPLPTQNP from the coding sequence ATGATTTTGAGTGGCTTTGTGTTTGGGCGTGAGATTTTTGGTATTTTGGATGTGATATTACTACGGTACGAATTATATTTCGCGCAAAGGCGCAAAGACGCAAAGTTTAAGATTTTGATAGCTTGCGTGGCCATGCTATTAATAAAAGCATCACCGGCTGTAACGGGTGTTAAGGTAAAAATTATGATTAAGACCTCAGATAAAGCGCCAAGCTACATTAAATTATTACAAACTTTCCCTCCTAGACCTATCAAATCTGATGAGGAACTGCTTGCTACTCAAAATGTAATTGATTCTCTGTTAGACCATACTCCATTAACACCAGATGAGCAAGACTATCTTGATTTACTTGGTACTTTAGTGTACGAATACGAGCAAACAAAAGAACCAGTTCCTGATATTTATGGAATAGAATTGCTCAAAGCTCTTATGGAAGAATATGGCTTTCATCAAAAAGATTTGATTCCTGTATTTAAGACAGAATCTATGGTGTTAGATATCCTAACAGAAAAAAGCCAACTCACTGTCAGTCATATCCAAGAGTTAGCAGAGTTTTTTCATCTTTCACCTGCTGTTTTTCTACCGTTACCTACGCAAAATCCATAA
- the hemB gene encoding porphobilinogen synthase: MFPIHRPRRLRSHTQLRRMVRETVLTTNDLIYPLFAVPGEGIAKEVKSMPGVYQLSVDKIVEEAKEVYDLGIPAIILFGIPADKDIDATGAWHDCGIVQKAATAVKNALPDLIVMTDTCLCEYTSHGHCGYLQVGDLTGRVLNDPTLELLKKTAVSQAQAGADIIAPSGMMDGFVQAIRAGLDEAGFEDIPIMSYAAKYASAYYGPFRDAADSTPQFGDRRTYQMDPGNAREALKEIELDIAEGADMLMVKPALAYMDIIWRVKEATNLPVAAYNVSGEYAMVKAAALNGWIDEQRVVMETLTGFKRAGADLILTYHAKDAARWL, translated from the coding sequence ATGTTTCCTATACATCGTCCTCGTCGTCTGCGTAGCCATACCCAATTACGCCGTATGGTACGTGAAACCGTTTTAACTACTAACGATTTGATTTATCCATTGTTTGCCGTACCAGGAGAAGGTATTGCCAAGGAAGTTAAATCTATGCCCGGTGTTTATCAACTTTCAGTAGATAAGATTGTTGAAGAAGCTAAAGAGGTTTATGACTTAGGAATTCCCGCAATTATCTTATTTGGAATTCCGGCAGATAAAGACATAGATGCTACCGGGGCGTGGCATGATTGTGGCATTGTTCAAAAGGCAGCAACCGCAGTTAAAAATGCCCTTCCTGATTTAATTGTCATGACTGATACTTGTTTATGTGAATATACAAGTCATGGACATTGTGGTTATTTACAAGTTGGTGATTTAACAGGTAGAGTATTAAATGACCCAACTTTAGAATTATTAAAGAAAACCGCAGTTTCTCAAGCTCAAGCAGGTGCAGATATTATCGCACCTTCGGGGATGATGGATGGTTTTGTTCAAGCAATTCGCGCAGGTTTGGATGAGGCGGGATTTGAAGATATCCCCATTATGTCTTATGCTGCTAAATATGCTTCGGCTTATTATGGACCATTTAGAGATGCAGCGGACTCAACACCACAATTTGGCGATAGACGCACTTACCAAATGGACCCCGGTAACGCCCGCGAAGCCCTGAAAGAAATTGAGTTGGATATTGCTGAAGGTGCTGATATGCTGATGGTAAAACCAGCTTTAGCATATATGGATATTATCTGGCGCGTCAAAGAAGCTACTAATTTACCTGTGGCGGCTTACAATGTCTCTGGTGAATATGCAATGGTGAAGGCTGCGGCTTTAAATGGTTGGATTGATGAGCAGCGTGTGGTTATGGAAACTTTGACTGGCTTTAAACGGGCTGGTGCTGATTTGATTTTGACTTACCACGCTAAGGATGCGGCTCGGTGGTTGTAG
- a CDS encoding aminoglycoside phosphotransferase family protein — MPLLISSTNVFDYLVNRGICPPQDESLSKIELKPAKNFNLLVSLPQERQILVKQERHDRDGKTLGEFKEEWRIHDFCQKFPEINHLRSYLSEAIHFDLENSIMVFNYLNEYQDLAEFYAKDQVFSPEIAQLLGTMLAKVHRSTIENKNYQKFFKNSLEGANLSKGLDRITPQIFGNLPADGLKFFALYQRYDNLGKAIAELNQAFMPCCLTHNDLKLNNILLSLNWETEIEEKLPGNKNILRLIDWERGDWGDPANDLGTIIASYLQIWLYSIIASKTIPIEECLRLAAIPLSMIQPSLSALVTGYLANFPEILEVRPNFLPLVMQFSGLALIRAIQAKLQYEKTFGNSGICILQVAKSLLCRPQASISTILGMEFSEIISKNLSLA, encoded by the coding sequence ATGCCACTTCTCATAAGTTCTACCAACGTTTTTGACTACTTGGTTAATCGGGGAATTTGTCCCCCACAAGATGAATCATTAAGCAAAATTGAGTTAAAACCAGCTAAAAACTTTAATTTATTAGTCAGTTTACCACAGGAACGTCAAATCTTAGTTAAGCAAGAGCGTCATGATCGAGATGGTAAGACTTTAGGTGAATTTAAAGAAGAATGGAGAATTCATGATTTTTGTCAAAAATTCCCAGAAATAAATCACTTACGTTCATATTTATCAGAAGCAATTCATTTTGATTTAGAAAACTCCATTATGGTGTTTAACTATCTAAATGAATATCAAGATTTGGCAGAATTTTATGCCAAAGATCAGGTATTTTCTCCTGAAATTGCTCAGTTACTTGGTACGATGCTGGCAAAAGTTCATCGTTCAACGATAGAAAATAAAAATTATCAAAAGTTCTTTAAAAATTCTCTAGAGGGTGCAAATTTGAGCAAAGGATTAGATAGAATTACACCACAAATATTCGGTAATCTTCCTGCTGATGGATTGAAATTTTTTGCTCTCTATCAACGTTACGATAATTTAGGAAAAGCAATTGCAGAATTAAATCAGGCTTTTATGCCTTGTTGTCTAACTCATAATGATCTTAAACTCAATAATATTCTTTTATCTTTGAATTGGGAAACAGAAATTGAAGAGAAATTACCTGGAAATAAAAATATTCTCAGACTGATTGATTGGGAAAGAGGTGATTGGGGAGATCCTGCTAATGATTTAGGAACAATAATCGCCAGTTATCTGCAAATTTGGTTATATAGCATAATCGCTAGTAAAACTATACCTATTGAAGAATGTTTGCGTTTAGCGGCTATTCCGTTATCAATGATTCAACCTTCTTTATCAGCATTAGTTACTGGTTATTTAGCTAACTTTCCAGAAATTTTAGAAGTTCGTCCAAACTTCTTGCCATTAGTGATGCAGTTTAGCGGTTTAGCCTTAATTAGAGCTATTCAAGCTAAACTGCAATATGAGAAAACTTTCGGTAATTCAGGTATCTGTATTCTTCAAGTTGCTAAGAGTTTATTATGTCGTCCCCAAGCATCTATTTCCACAATTTTAGGAATGGAATTTTCAGAAATAATCTCTAAAAATTTATCTCTTGCTTAA
- a CDS encoding DUF4870 domain-containing protein, producing MYDSDKRKLLSALCHGAIFFSTTIVSIGLPIAILFVSDDPVVKDNAKESINFHFNVWLYGAILGALFFLIGWLIVPLFILFPLAGLGYILHWGLTIWALIGVFSNPDQPCRYPFIFRVL from the coding sequence ATGTACGACAGCGATAAACGTAAATTATTATCAGCATTATGTCATGGAGCAATTTTTTTTAGCACCACCATTGTCTCCATTGGTTTACCTATAGCCATACTATTTGTATCAGATGATCCTGTTGTTAAAGACAATGCCAAGGAATCTATCAATTTCCATTTTAACGTTTGGTTATATGGAGCAATTCTGGGGGCATTGTTTTTTCTGATTGGTTGGTTGATTGTACCATTATTCATCTTGTTTCCACTCGCAGGTTTAGGTTATATCCTCCACTGGGGATTGACAATTTGGGCGCTAATTGGTGTTTTTAGCAATCCTGATCAACCTTGTCGTTATCCGTTTATTTTTCGAGTTCTTTAG
- a CDS encoding T3SS effector HopA1 family protein: MQVLDSLDSQLFQLPQELQTSLQNIANYLEIESFYAIKHPEYNLLALPESVISRFQNLPLDIQNKHLSIQLRNFLYSAYYNGSWHDSSNADSQDNNLSNNSLFGIDLAFYERLHTSNKGTGYWSKNWLVVNEETDGSLAVHKNGLTLHIERDLYLSQIDKYATLGNLVSIKMPKNLVQNGFYMAVSNLGTQDNQDIVRIYFNVSPEGAASVMDNVTREFNNMQVAFSFKALYNPDEYKRYDSAVLYFSKHHYKTIHPILQKIYLENRDSFSQEVPLFTKPLAPGLSCAEEPEDKFGEKESFGTNRCQMIANGLIAAWQGGNNHPESRMKAIFEQFALHKIKLEYPYLNAHSEDIYTPLNY, from the coding sequence ATGCAAGTATTAGATTCTCTAGATAGTCAACTTTTTCAACTACCACAGGAATTACAAACATCTCTGCAAAATATTGCTAATTATCTGGAAATTGAATCATTTTATGCTATTAAGCACCCAGAATATAACTTATTAGCATTACCAGAATCAGTTATTTCTCGCTTTCAAAATTTACCATTGGATATTCAAAATAAACATTTAAGTATCCAATTACGTAATTTTCTCTACAGTGCTTATTATAATGGTTCTTGGCATGACTCTAGCAATGCCGATTCCCAGGATAATAATTTAAGTAATAATAGCTTATTTGGCATAGATTTAGCTTTCTATGAACGACTACATACAAGTAATAAAGGCACAGGCTATTGGAGTAAAAATTGGCTGGTAGTTAATGAAGAAACTGATGGATCTTTGGCGGTTCATAAAAATGGTTTGACTTTGCATATTGAGCGTGATTTATATTTATCACAGATTGATAAATATGCTACTCTTGGTAACTTAGTGTCCATCAAAATGCCTAAAAATCTAGTTCAAAATGGATTTTATATGGCAGTGTCTAATTTAGGAACTCAAGACAATCAAGATATTGTCAGAATCTACTTTAATGTATCACCAGAAGGAGCAGCATCAGTGATGGATAATGTGACTAGAGAGTTCAATAATATGCAAGTTGCGTTCTCTTTTAAAGCTCTATATAATCCTGATGAATATAAACGTTATGATTCAGCAGTGCTTTATTTCAGTAAGCATCACTATAAAACTATTCATCCTATACTGCAAAAGATATATTTAGAAAATCGAGACAGTTTTTCTCAAGAAGTACCTTTGTTTACTAAGCCACTGGCACCGGGATTAAGTTGTGCTGAAGAACCAGAAGATAAATTTGGTGAAAAGGAAAGTTTTGGTACTAATCGTTGTCAAATGATTGCTAATGGTTTAATTGCTGCTTGGCAAGGGGGGAATAATCATCCTGAAAGTCGTATGAAAGCTATTTTTGAACAATTTGCATTACACAAAATTAAGCTAGAATATCCTTATCTTAATGCCCACTCAGAAGATATTTATACTCCCTTGAATTACTAA
- a CDS encoding peptidylprolyl isomerase — protein MSNIVKISKEDIIYHLKISCQIPSLLEAIATRTIITETAQKEGITIEIAELQQTADSLRLVNNLIKAEDTWEWLQKHHLTLDNFEEIANINLLSAKLAHHLFAEKVEPFFYAHQLDYSGVVTYEVILDDEDLALEIFYALQEGEISFQEVARQYIENPEIRRAGGYQGIRKRSDFRPEIAAAVFAANPPEIIKPVVTPKGVHIIIVEEIIAPELNEQMRVAILGDLFTNWLKEQINKLEIVATLGDQINSPPSPIEIFSEAS, from the coding sequence ATGTCCAATATTGTAAAAATATCCAAAGAAGATATTATTTATCACCTCAAAATATCTTGTCAAATTCCTAGTTTATTAGAAGCGATCGCCACCAGAACAATTATTACAGAAACTGCCCAAAAAGAAGGCATTACCATCGAAATAGCAGAATTACAACAAACCGCAGATAGTTTACGATTAGTTAACAACCTGATTAAAGCAGAAGACACCTGGGAATGGTTACAAAAACATCATCTTACCTTAGATAACTTTGAAGAAATCGCCAACATTAATCTCCTATCGGCAAAATTAGCTCATCATTTATTTGCCGAGAAAGTTGAACCATTCTTTTATGCTCACCAACTTGATTATAGCGGAGTAGTCACCTATGAAGTCATATTAGATGATGAAGATCTAGCTTTAGAAATATTTTATGCCCTCCAAGAAGGAGAAATTAGTTTTCAAGAAGTGGCTCGTCAATATATCGAAAATCCCGAAATTCGTCGCGCTGGAGGATATCAAGGTATCCGCAAACGCAGTGATTTTCGACCAGAAATCGCTGCCGCAGTTTTTGCAGCTAATCCCCCAGAAATTATTAAACCAGTCGTTACACCCAAAGGAGTCCATATCATTATAGTTGAAGAAATCATTGCCCCCGAATTGAATGAACAAATGCGCGTAGCTATTCTCGGAGATTTATTTACTAATTGGTTAAAAGAGCAAATTAATAAATTAGAAATTGTCGCCACATTAGGAGATCAAATAAATTCTCCTCCTTCCCCAATAGAAATATTTAGTGAAGCTAGTTAA
- a CDS encoding peroxiredoxin: protein MTVITHVPNVVFKTRVRDESIGGPNPYTWKDLTTQEIFAGKKVVLFALPGAFTPTCSSTHLPRYEELFEEFKAQGVDQIICLSVNDAFVMFQWGKQQGAKNVFLLPDGSGEFSRKMGMLVDKSNIGFGMRSWRYAMVVNNCEIEKMFIEPGFQDNAGDDPFEVSDADTVLAYLKGVERPAAIAPRLAFVG from the coding sequence ATGACTGTTATTACTCACGTTCCAAATGTAGTATTCAAGACTCGTGTACGGGATGAATCTATAGGTGGACCCAATCCTTACACTTGGAAAGATTTAACCACACAAGAAATTTTTGCCGGTAAGAAAGTAGTATTATTCGCTCTCCCCGGTGCTTTCACTCCTACCTGTTCTTCTACACATTTACCTCGCTATGAAGAACTATTTGAGGAATTCAAAGCGCAAGGTGTTGATCAAATCATTTGTTTGTCAGTTAATGACGCATTTGTAATGTTCCAATGGGGTAAACAACAAGGCGCTAAAAATGTTTTCTTGTTACCAGATGGTAGCGGAGAATTTAGCCGCAAAATGGGAATGTTAGTTGATAAATCTAACATCGGTTTTGGTATGCGTTCTTGGCGTTATGCAATGGTTGTTAATAACTGCGAAATTGAAAAAATGTTCATTGAACCTGGTTTTCAAGACAACGCTGGTGATGACCCCTTTGAAGTATCTGATGCTGATACCGTTCTTGCTTACCTCAAAGGTGTAGAACGTCCTGCTGCGATCGCACCCCGTTTAGCATTTGTTGGTTAA
- a CDS encoding Fur family transcriptional regulator has product MQPKANDIIKTLKNRGLRVTPQRFGVYANLLAREDHPTVDQILRDLNQEAPTSSQATVYAALQALREAGLVREVLLEEGVSRYDANVAPHHHFRCNCCGAIEDINWNTFPNIDVSQLRQGLKVERYEVTVEGMCDACGTHV; this is encoded by the coding sequence ATGCAGCCAAAAGCTAATGATATTATCAAAACCCTGAAAAATAGAGGGTTGCGAGTCACCCCCCAAAGATTTGGCGTTTATGCCAACCTATTAGCCAGAGAAGATCACCCGACAGTTGATCAAATTCTGAGGGACTTGAATCAAGAAGCACCCACTTCCTCTCAAGCTACCGTATATGCGGCACTCCAGGCACTGCGAGAGGCGGGTTTGGTGCGAGAAGTGCTATTAGAGGAAGGTGTATCTCGTTATGATGCTAACGTTGCCCCCCACCATCATTTCCGCTGTAACTGCTGTGGCGCGATTGAAGATATCAACTGGAATACTTTCCCGAATATTGATGTTAGTCAACTGCGACAGGGGTTAAAAGTAGAACGGTATGAAGTGACAGTTGAGGGAATGTGCGATGCTTGCGGCACTCATGTTTGA
- a CDS encoding glucose-6-phosphate isomerase: MDSRVLWQRYQDWLYFHPGLGLYLDISRMRFDDGFVASLQPKFDKAFADMVELEKGAIANPDENRMVGHYWLRNPDLAPTPELTQEIVQTLEQIEAFADQVHTGAIHPPKECRFTDIISIGIGGSALGPQFVTQALSPDLPPLQIHFIDNSDPTGIDRVLAQLGDKLATTLVLVISKSGGTPEPRNGMIEVKQAYTAKKLDFAKYAVAITGQDSNLDQVAKAENWLARFSMYDWVGGRTSEMSAVGLVPAALQGIDIRAMLDGAKEMDDATRVPNLKNNPAALLALAWYFSGNGKGEKDMVVLPYKDSLLLFSRYLQQLIMESLGKEKDLDGKTVFQGIAVYGNKGSTDQHAYVQQLREGVPNFFATLIEVLEDRQGKSVEVDPGVTTGDYLCGFLLGTRQALHENHRDSITVSIPQVNARTVGALIALYERAVGLYASLVNVNAYHQPGVEAGKKAAAVILDLQKRVLEVLQTQKKALSISELADMSGAAEEVEAIYKILRHLHTNNRGVVLTGDLAKPGSLTVSLG, from the coding sequence ATGGATTCTAGGGTACTTTGGCAACGATACCAGGACTGGTTGTATTTTCATCCAGGATTAGGACTATATCTAGATATTAGTCGAATGCGGTTTGATGATGGGTTTGTGGCATCATTGCAGCCTAAGTTTGACAAAGCGTTTGCGGATATGGTGGAATTAGAAAAAGGGGCGATCGCCAATCCCGACGAAAACCGCATGGTAGGACATTACTGGTTGCGGAATCCAGATTTAGCCCCCACCCCCGAACTCACCCAAGAAATAGTTCAAACCTTAGAACAAATCGAAGCTTTTGCCGACCAGGTACACACCGGGGCAATTCATCCCCCCAAGGAATGCCGCTTTACAGATATCATTTCCATTGGTATTGGTGGTTCAGCCTTGGGTCCCCAATTTGTCACCCAAGCCCTATCCCCCGACCTACCACCCCTACAAATTCACTTTATAGACAATTCCGACCCCACCGGAATTGATCGGGTTCTTGCCCAACTTGGCGATAAACTAGCCACAACTTTGGTATTAGTCATTTCCAAATCTGGAGGCACACCCGAACCTCGCAACGGCATGATTGAGGTTAAACAAGCCTACACAGCCAAAAAATTAGACTTTGCTAAATATGCAGTCGCTATTACCGGACAAGATAGCAACCTGGATCAAGTCGCCAAAGCTGAAAATTGGTTAGCCCGGTTTTCCATGTACGATTGGGTAGGTGGACGTACCTCAGAAATGTCCGCTGTAGGGCTAGTACCTGCGGCATTACAGGGCATTGATATCCGTGCCATGCTAGATGGTGCAAAAGAAATGGATGATGCCACCCGCGTCCCCAATCTCAAAAACAACCCAGCCGCTTTATTAGCCCTTGCTTGGTATTTCTCTGGAAATGGCAAAGGTGAAAAAGATATGGTAGTCCTCCCTTACAAAGACAGCCTGTTGCTATTTAGTCGCTATTTGCAACAACTGATCATGGAATCTTTGGGTAAAGAAAAAGATTTAGATGGGAAAACTGTATTTCAAGGGATTGCAGTTTATGGTAACAAAGGTTCAACCGATCAACACGCTTATGTGCAACAATTGCGCGAAGGTGTCCCCAACTTCTTTGCAACCTTGATTGAAGTTTTGGAAGATCGTCAAGGAAAATCCGTAGAAGTTGATCCTGGTGTGACTACTGGTGATTATCTCTGTGGTTTCTTGTTGGGAACTCGTCAAGCATTGCATGAGAATCACCGCGATTCGATTACAGTCAGCATTCCTCAAGTTAATGCTCGCACAGTTGGCGCGTTAATTGCATTGTATGAACGGGCTGTAGGTTTATATGCCAGTTTAGTAAATGTCAATGCTTATCATCAACCAGGTGTGGAAGCTGGTAAAAAAGCCGCTGCTGTGATTCTGGATTTACAAAAACGAGTTTTAGAAGTGTTGCAAACCCAGAAAAAAGCACTTTCTATTTCTGAACTTGCAGATATGTCCGGCGCTGCTGAAGAAGTGGAAGCAATTTACAAAATTCTCCGTCATTTACACACTAATAATCGGGGTGTGGTGTTAACTGGTGATTTAGCTAAACCTGGAAGTTTAACTGTTTCTCTCGGTTAA